A window of Salvia splendens isolate huo1 chromosome 8, SspV2, whole genome shotgun sequence genomic DNA:
GATTCTCCAGCAAACAAGAACATTCATACAGATGAGGACAAACCTTAAAGTGGTGGACAATTCTGGGGCAAAAAGAGTGATGTGCATACAAGCATTGAAGGGAAAGAAAGGAGCTAGATTGGGGGACGTAATAGTAGCATCGGTCAAGGAAGCACACGTTGGTGGGAAAGTGAAGAAAGGAGATGTTCACTATGCTGTTGTAGTTCGTGCTGCAATGCCACGGGGCCGTTGTGATGGGAGTGAAGTCAAGTTTGACGACAATGCTGTTGTACTCATCAACAAGCAAGGCGAGCCAATCGGCACCAGAGTGTTTGGTCCTGTTCCTCATGAGTTGAGGAAAAAGAAACATCTCAAGATTCTCAGTCTTGCTGAGCAAATTGCCTAGAGTGTTATCACAGGCCTGCTTATGTCTGTCATTTTATTCTCCCTTTTAATGAGGTTATGAACTGTTGTAGTGCTCGAATATATCATTGCGATCTGTGTGAACTGAgtttcattattattattgaataaTTTAGTAGTATTACAGACTTCGGAAAATCACTGAAAATATTTATGGAATTGTCCAGTCCTACTCCTGGACAAGC
This region includes:
- the LOC121744022 gene encoding 50S ribosomal protein HLP, mitochondrial-like isoform X1; translation: MAASNSSKLFRVGRSILGGLSNNALGASRLSSKLADMDFFSQQTRTFIQMRTNLKVVDNSGAKRVMCIQALKGKKGARLGDVIVASVKEAHVGGKVKKGDVHYAVVVRAAMPRGRCDGSEVKFDDNAVVLINKQGEPIGTRVFGPVPHELRKKKHLKILSLAEQIA
- the LOC121744022 gene encoding 50S ribosomal protein HLP, mitochondrial-like isoform X3, whose protein sequence is MAASNSSKLFRGTYVSVNSIRFNSQTRTFIQMRTNLKVVDNSGAKRVMCIQALKGKKGARLGDVIVASVKEAHVGGKVKKGDVHYAVVVRAAMPRGRCDGSEVKFDDNAVVLINKQGEPIGTRVFGPVPHELRKKKHLKILSLAEQIA
- the LOC121744022 gene encoding 50S ribosomal protein HLP, mitochondrial-like isoform X2, which gives rise to MAASNSSKLFLGRSILGGLSNNALGASRLSSKLADMDFFSQQTRTFIQMRTNLKVVDNSGAKRVMCIQALKGKKGARLGDVIVASVKEAHVGGKVKKGDVHYAVVVRAAMPRGRCDGSEVKFDDNAVVLINKQGEPIGTRVFGPVPHELRKKKHLKILSLAEQIA